One window from the genome of Variovorax sp. PAMC26660 encodes:
- a CDS encoding ABC transporter ATP-binding protein, producing MLLVRDLNTYYGNSHILRGVHAGIPAATSVGLLGRNGMGKTTLIRTVMGYVRPASGEVQVDGRTVTGLPPEKMARLGIGYVPEGRGIFPNLSVRENLVMSERAGIDGKREWTFDRVMATFPRLSERLSHGGQQLSGGEQQMLSIGRALMTNPRLLILDEATEGLAPLIVAEIWRVISEIRSTGIATLIVDRDYRKVLAHTDLAVVMEKGQIVRHGASAELLAEPKVLEELLGV from the coding sequence CTACGGCAACAGCCACATCCTGCGCGGCGTGCACGCCGGCATTCCGGCGGCCACCTCGGTCGGCCTGCTCGGGCGCAACGGCATGGGCAAGACCACGCTGATCCGCACGGTGATGGGCTATGTGCGCCCCGCTTCGGGCGAAGTGCAGGTCGACGGCCGCACCGTCACCGGCCTGCCGCCCGAGAAGATGGCGCGGCTGGGCATCGGCTATGTGCCCGAAGGGCGCGGCATCTTCCCGAACCTGTCGGTGCGCGAGAACCTCGTGATGAGCGAGCGCGCGGGCATCGACGGCAAGCGCGAGTGGACCTTCGACCGCGTGATGGCGACCTTTCCGCGGCTGTCCGAGCGGCTGTCGCACGGCGGGCAGCAACTGTCGGGCGGCGAGCAGCAGATGCTGTCGATCGGCCGCGCGCTGATGACCAACCCGCGCCTGCTGATCCTCGATGAAGCGACCGAAGGATTGGCGCCGCTGATCGTGGCGGAGATTTGGCGCGTGATCAGTGAGATTCGCAGCACAGGGATCGCGACGCTGATCGTGGACCGCGACTATCGCAAGGTGCTGGCACATACCGACCTGGCGGTGGTGATGGAGAAGGGGCAGATCGTGCGGCACGGGGCTTCGGCGGAGTTGCTGGCGGAGCCGAAGGTGCTGGAGGAATTGCTGGGGGTGTGA